One segment of Pyricularia oryzae 70-15 chromosome 3, whole genome shotgun sequence DNA contains the following:
- a CDS encoding NACHT and TPR domain-containing protein has product MAASSSHAAQNDKKSINGRHKVESVAAVTLADGVYGAERSPGSGIITQLGPAHTRLPSFRDLVDRLKAVVPRALASSAPYSNVLACMVGWEARAGEAAVRQELGEVLQTKYGYDVREISLPSTDAAAAEFQYGVYEHIRDINGRQGTNSDSLFILYYGGPSGYRKKDRKGLWMDRDEKGFAGIEWEKVMNRIRLVTCDVLLVLDCDFASQVVDRDIEWHGRCEVLSGNGRTGFTRDLTAALAKSADGSNTSAMQLAWTRPSAAGAEEVSIGHWQRLTTNGGLQAGISIRPISKQNGETRFPETTSMLSPTNTLDSLGEGSGGIALVSIQFSNAAKSPVAQEWIEWGKQPQENKKASGASILDTKLRELVKCHDLFDGTPAVGIVSMPVWLWSCLGRHPAWKLISIIPSNASLVPGHSQVHPQSGPAGPAIPLDDPPQYSEQDKSKPTPKSAAGDGRNDEKIEMIKVRTDSNLQRQFGSVLAAAQARYAESTGLDLKDFMQPPLRTVEDLLTVVNKQNERFGNFREKRKSLFEAMSMACKPLEVVGDALAGAASEVFPPSQNIFAAIVYLIGAAKDVSQVYDSIEELFGQLADFTSRLKFYISEKLSPELHDKVVEILATVFECLVLATKEVERGRLKSYFRRIFGQGSPIPDVIKRISVLTDAETRLVNAETNAVVKRSLSNQDRLLEIISRVDVNVQTIRTESREPQTKEQALSSNRSKLKTILRPSTYPEDTYLALNRTRTPGTGNWIVEDPSMKAWIAGDVRFLWICGNPGTGKSYLTSRLVSWGLRLLEEQETTHMLGYFFFKHNNPETRSVVQALHDMAFQISEQDVFYGKQVLKGVSNGGEEIKTVSSAFRHLLVEPLVPDQWRRNVYILLDGLDEADPVQLAEFLSLLDELSRQPVNGTRVQIAMVGRTSLSDTINSHLEVGLRVLHITPERSRVDITQYIKQGVNSTRVLRGTTPEFKQQVVDTMLAQVDGLFVLAKFMLAELARARHPRRVIEALQSYPKEINGMLTKTVLDFSASITQEEANDLNEILCWVSVAQMGLTLEQIESILTLKVGDSPFRLEEMLRSQFSAFFTLERPDGLTTADLADRAYTAIRQQAVTSNVRSPDLAENDADREIEFSSNRRTTTVTFSHASVRDFFRDEASTSLRASKEAPAIGFRLTDARLHVLRTCMRIFTDPEFFTVSIGAINDEGLSLQRYAAWYWQEHLEDLDHDALPEDIKADIGRELVTMLTDDIVLLAWTNLFEESLDIWTDGNIACVQSWLADPQVTSQLSAEDKAWAEAASRSQVIMLEPMGTVFARAWVEEGFVTYMPTLFCFGVVQVLALMSEDPVSSLWSDSEHHWGDITFEMRVDKAAEWARAHISTKSNTGHWYRRIGSTLLNVGLHNRALQYFQTALSVDDDLGESCGRIGLCHSMSGDYARALRLHLIAEAVEVQNLSQALHIDLTDPESMTPSASFSKISSAAHSFTMTPASSFSSATTASTTSTVLATRRTRRHVESAKWRLYQSLRQIAQCYNRLGDVDKALGNARRAMSDLFRDNRPPFEPEAAYASIVASHSQLDGLLTLARELDARYTTRDGGDSRFVSFLLSQVPDGVISLWLPEAAARRDDTAAMAERYVRAVAAARDAQDAWRELYLLNCLGRVYLCSPAMVNDAITLHETALFSPAFKPQRGSMGVRAEHVAAFAQLARAYFARALAADPSLTSWAAVSPWIGKLGVLMAKRNGLFRDSSDGARMRAAGLEFNEAAVYLMVLYRMQGCSKNLTEDRERWLSKMRRLAALRVMESLELLEDDEPQNDAVAVRNLQRTLLAAGDDANARALWVSSRRPTTDRKSPGVAKKAAGTLSPTLGGSKGKATPPIGPGVVIARPDAPRRDSPGGGSSRLAAGVSPHRRSSAASPHRHNSGSGSPRTSPSMSPSPRRKGRDLVLPFVFDPAWMLTDEDEDGGGGQHGGFAGGGGSYGGVAGANPVCDFCLRRLEPAEELFVCKVCLDCKFCTPCLALVKAGTKGKGSCVCSAEHAWLAVPPLERELKAGEILVGGGGGGVGDSSAPAAVMKLEEWKAGLRLKWVVARGRTSGANSRALSAASGGSDRGHSRVPSGDSQSGKEAKRTSGLGISGFGE; this is encoded by the coding sequence ATGGCAGCCAGCAGCAGTCATGCTGCCCAAAACGACAAGAAGAGCATCAACGGCAGGCACAAGGTAGAAAGCGTCGCCGCGGTAACCCTGGCAGATGGCGTTTACGGCGCCGAACGCTCGCCAGGCAGCGGCATCATTACACAGCTGGGCCCCGCGCACACGCGTCTGCCCAGCTTTCGGGACTTGGTCGACAGGTTAAAGGCCGTCGTGCCACGGGCGCTCGCCTCGTCGGCTCCATACAGCAATGTTCTTGCGTGCATGGTCGGGTGGGAGGCGAGGGCGGGCGAGGCGGCGGTGAGGCAGGAGCTTGGAGAAGTCCTGCAGACAAAGTATGGGTACGACGTACGCGAGATCAGCCTACCGAGCACggatgcggcggcggcggagttTCAATACGGGGTGTATGAACACATTCGAGACATCAATGGGAGGCAAGGGACCAACAGCGACAGTCTTTTCATCCTCTACTATGGCGGTCCATCGGGGTACAGGAAAAAGGACAGAAAGgggctgtggatggacaggGACGAGAAAGGGTTTGCCGGCATCGAATGGGAAAAGGTCATGAATCGCATTCGACTGGTGACGTGCGACGTGCTGCTCGTGCTGGATTGCGATTTTGCATCGCAGGTTGTGGATCGCGACATCGAATGGCATGGGCGCTGCGAGGTGCTTTCTGGCAATGGCAGGACCGGCTTCACGAGGGATTtgacggcggcgctggcAAAGTCAGCCGATGGTTCCAACACGTCTGCAATGCAGCTGGcatggaccagaccctctgcAGCTGGAGCTGAAGAAGTCAGCATTGGACACTGGCAGCGCTTGACCACGAATGGCGGTTTGCAGGCTGGCATCTCGATACGGCCCATATCCAAGCAGAACGGAGAGACGCGTTTCCCAGAAACCACATCCATGTTGTCTCCAACCAACACGCTAGACTCGCTCGGAGAAGGTTCTGGAGGCATTGCTCTGGTCAGCATACAGTTTTCCAACGCGGCCAAGAGTCCCGTGGCGCAAGAATGGATCGAATGGGGCAAGCAGCCACAAGAGAACAAGAAGGCATCTGGCGCCTCAATTCTCGACACGAAGCTGCGAGAGCTGGTCAAGTGCCATGATCTCTTTGACGGCACACCGGCAGTGGGTATCGTGTCCATGCCGGTCTGGCTGTGGAGCTGTCTAGGCCGACATCCTGCCTGGAAATTAATTTCCATCATTCCATCAAACGCCAGTCTCGTCCCGGGACATTCACAGGTCCACCCTCAATCAGGGCCGGCCGGGCCAGCAATACCCCTAGACGATCCTCCGCAATACTCGGAGCAGGACAAGTCAAAACCAACGCCAAAGTCTGCAGCTGGAGACGGGCGAAACGACGAAAAAATCGAAATGATCAAGGTGCGAACGGACAGCAACCTCCAGCGCCAATTCGGCTCAGTCTTGGCTGCTGCGCAAGCCCGCTACGCCGAGTCAACAGGACTCGACCTCAAAGACTTTATGCAACCGCCGCTCCGCACCGTCGAGGATCTTCTCACGGTCGTCAACAAACAGAATGAGCGCTTCGGCAATTTCCGAGAAAAGCGCAAATCGTTATTCGAGGCCATGTCCATGGCCTGCAAGCCGCTCGAGGTTGTGGGCGACGCATTGGCTGGGGCGGCCAGTGAGGTGTTCCCTCCGTCGCAGAACATATTTGCCGCCATAGTGTACCTCATCGGCGCCGCCAAGGACGTCTCGCAGGTCTACGACTCGATCGAGGAGCTTTTCGGACAGCTAGCCGACTTCACCTCGAGGCTCAAGTTTTATATTTCCGAGAAGCTGTCGCCTGAGCTGCACGACAAGGTTGTTGAGATCCTGGCAACGGTGTTTGAGTGTCTGGTATTGGCGACCAAAGAGGTCGAGCGCGGCCGATTGAAGTCTTACTTTCGACGCATTTTTGGCCAGGGCTCGCCGATCCCCGATGTCATCAAACGAATTTCGGTTCTGACGGACGCAGAGACTAGGCTTGTCAACGCAGAGACCAACGCCGTTGTGAAACGGTCTCTATCCAACCAGGACCGGCTCCTTGAGATCATCTCTCGCGTTGATGTCAACGTGCAAACCATTCGGACGGAAAGCCGTGAACCCCAGACCAAGGAACAGGCCTTGTCTTCCAACCGCAGCAAACTCAAAACCATCCTCCGCCCGTCCACGTATCCAGAAGACACATACCTTGCGCTCAACCGTACTCGTACGCCAGGGACGGGCAACTGGATCGTGGAAGATCCATCGATGAAGGCATGGATCGCTGGCGACGTCCGCTTCCTCTGGATCTGCGGCAATCCCGGTACGGGCAAGTCGTACCTGACATCTCGCTTGGTTTCGTGGGGCTTGAGACTGCTCGAGGAACAAGAGACGACTCACATGCTGGGATACTTCTTCTTCAAACACAACAATCCCGAGACGCGGTCCGTGGTGCAGGCCCTCCACGACATGGCCTTCCAGATCTCCGAGCAGGACGTCTTTTATGGGAAGCAGGTCCTCAAGGGAGTCTCCAACGGCGGTGAGGAGATCAAGACCGTCTCGAGTGCGTTCCGCCACTTGCTCGTCGAGCCGCTTGTGCCGGACCAGTGGAGGAGGAACGTGTACATTTTGTTGGATGGTCTCGACGAGGCAGACCCAGTGCAGCTGGCCGAATTCCTCTCGCTGCTGGACGAGCTGAGCCGACAGCCCGTCAACGGCACACGTGTGCAGATCGCCATGGTGGGGCGAACGTCGCTGTCTGATACGATCAACTCTCACCTCGAGGTGGGCTTGCGCGTGCTCCACATCACGCCGGAGCGCAGCAGGGTCGACATCACGCAGTACATCAAACAAGGCGTCAACTCGACGCGGGTGCTTCGAGGGACGACGCCAGAGTTCAAACAGCAGGTGGTGGACACGATGCTGGCGCAGGTGGACGGGCTGTTTGTGCTGGCCAAATTCATGCTCGCCGAGCTGGCACGGGCCCGGCATCCACGGCGCGTCATAGAGGCGCTGCAGTCCTACCCCAAGGAGATCAACGGGATGCTGACCAAGACGGTTTTGGACTTTTCGGCATCAATCACCCAAGAAGAGGCCAACGACCTCAACGAGATTCTGTGCTGGGTCTCGGTGGCGCAGATGGGTCTCACGCTGGAGCAGATCGAATCCATCCTGACCCTCAAGGTTGGCGATTCGCCTTTCCGCCTCGAGGAGATGCTGCGCAGCCAATTCTCGGCCTTTTTCACCCTCGAGCGACCGGATGGACTGACGACGGCCGATCTTGCCGACCGCGCATACACCGCCATCCGTCAACAGGCAGTCACTTCCAACGTCCGCTCGCCCGACTTGGCCGAGAACGACGCGGACAGGGAAATCGAGTTTTCGTCCAACCGCCGCACCACGACCGTCACCTTCTCACACGCTTCTGTTCGCGACTTCTTCCGCGACGAGGCGTCCACCTCGCTGCGCGCCAGCAAGGAGGCTCCCGCCATCGGGTTCAGGCTCACCGATGCGCGGCTGCACGTTTTGAGGACCTGCATGCGCATATTTACGGACCCCGAGTTCTTCACCGTCAGCATCGGCGCCATCAACGACGAAGGCCTCTCGCTGCAGCGCTATGCGGCATGGTACTGGCAGGAACACCTCGAGGATCTGGACCACGACGCCCTCCCGGAAGACATCAAGGCCGACATTGGGCGGGAGCTGGTGACCATGCTGACTGACGACATCGTGCTGCTGGCCTGGACGAACCTGTTTGAAGAGTCGCTCGACATCTGGACGGACGGCAATATTGCGTGCGTGCAGTCCTGGCTTGCAGACCCACAAGTCACATCCCAGCTCAGCGCCGAGGACAAAGCCTGGGCGGAAGCGGCCTCCAGGAGCCAGGTGATCATGCTTGAGCCCATGGGCACCGTGTTTGCACGCGCCTGGGTTGAGGAGGGCTTCGTGACCTACATGCCAACGCTCTTCTGTTTCGGTGTCGTTCAGGTGCTTGCCCTCATGTCCGAAGACCCGGTCTCGTCGCTCTGGTCCGACTCGGAGCACCACTGGGGAGACATCACCTTTGAGATGCGCGTAGACAAGGCGGCAGAGTGGGCGAGGGCGCACATATCCACCAAGAGCAACACGGGCCACTGGTACCGCCGAATCGGGTCCACGCTGCTCAACGTGGGCCTGCACAACCGCGCGCTGCAGTATTTCCAGACCGCGCTGTCCGTCGACGACGACCTTGGCGAGAGCTGCGGGCGTATTGGACTGTGCCATTCCATGTCTGGCGACTACGCGCGGGCCCTCCGCCTGCACCTGATTGCCGAGGCCGTCGAGGTGCAAAACCTGTCCCAGGCGCTGCACATTGACTTGACGGACCCCGAGTCCATGACGCCCTCGGCTTCCTTTTCCAAGATTTCTTCGGCAGCACACAGCTTTACCATGACGCccgcctcctccttctcctctgcCACGACCGCCTCCACCACCTCGACAGTGCTGGCGACCCGTCGGACAAGACGCCACGTCGAGTCGGCAAAGTGGCGTCTGTACCAGAGCCTACGACAGATTGCCCAGTGCTACAACCGGCTGGGAGATGTGGACAAGGCACTGGGCAACGCCAGGCGAGCAATGTCGGACCTGTTTAGAGATAACCGGCCGCCCTTTGAGCCCGAGGCAGCCTACGCCTCCATCGTGGCCTCGCACTCCCAGCTCGACGGCCTCTTGACCCTCGCCCGCGAGCTAGATGCCAGGTACACAACGCGAGACGGTGGAGACAGCCGCTTCGTGTCCTTCCTCCTCTCTCAGGTCCCCGACGGAGTCATCAGCCTCTGGCTACCCGAAGCGGCGGCCCGCAGGGATGACACGGCCGCCATGGCGGAGCGATACGTGCGGGCTGTGGCGGCAGCGCGTGACGCCCAGGACGCCTGGCGCGAGCTGTACCTGCTCAACTGCCTCGGACGCGTCTACCTCTGCTCGCCCGCCATGGTGAACGACGCCATCACGCTGCACGAGACGGCGCTCTTTTCGCCGGCCTTCAAGCCCCAGCGCGGCAGCATGGGCGTGCGGGCCGAGCACGTCGCGGCGTTTGCGCAGCTCGCCAGGGCCTACTTTGCGCGAGCCCTGGCGGCGGACCCGTCCCTCACCAGCTGGGCCGCCGTGTCGCCGTGGATCGGCAAGCTGGGGGTCCTGATGGCGAAGCGCAACGGCTTGTTCCGCGACTCGTCGGACGGCGCGAGGATGCGGGCCGCCGGGCTCGAGTTCAACGAGGCCGCCGTCTACCTGATGGTGCTTTACAGAATGCAGGGCTGCTCCAAGAACCTGACCGAGGATCGCGAGCGGTGGCTGTCCAAGATGCGGAGGCTGGCTGCGCTGAGGGTCATGGAGAGCCTGGAGCTgctcgaggacgacgagccgCAAAACGACGCCGTCGCTGTGCGGAACCTGCAGAGGACGCTGCTCGCGGCCGGGGACGACGCCAACGCCAGGGCGCTGTGGGTGTCGTCTAGGAGGCCCACCACCGACAGGAAGAGCCCCGGCGtcgccaagaaggccgctGGAACACTGAGCCCAACCCTCGGCGGCAGCAAGGGGAAGGCCACGCCGCCTATCGGGCCAGGCGTGGTCATTGCGCGTCCCGACGCGCCGAGGAGGGACAGTCCGGGAGGGGGCTCGTCGCGTCTCGCGGCCGGGGTCTCACCACACCGCCGatcctcggccgcctcgcCGCATCGACACAACTCGGGGTCCGGCTCGCCCCGCACGAGTCCCTCCATGTCGCCCTCGCCGAGGAGAAAAGGACGCGACCTGGTGCTGCCCTTTGTCTTTGACCCCGCCTGGATGCTgacggacgaggacgaggacggcggcggaggccagcacggcggcttcgcgggcggcggcggcagctacGGCGGCGTGGCGGGCGCCAACCCCGTGTGCGACTTTTGCCTGCGCAGGCTGGAGCCGGCCGAGGAGCTGTTTGTGTGCAAGGTCTGCCTCGACTGCAAGTTCTGCACGCCCTGCCTCGCGCTGGTCAAGGCCGGCACCAAGGGCAAGGGGTCGTGCGTGTGCAGCGCCGAGCACGCGTGGCTGGCCGTGCCGCCCCTGGAGCGGGAGCTCAAGGCCGGGGAGATTCTtgttggtggcggcggcggaggcgtGGGGGActcgtcggcgccggcggcggtgaTGAAGCTGGAGGAGTGGAAGGCCGGCTTGCGGCTCAAGTGGGTCGTCGCCAGGGGCCGCACCAGCGGCGCCAACAGCCGCGCGCTGAGCGCCGCCAGCGGTGGCAGCGACAGGGGCCACAGTCGCGTGCCGAGCGGCGATAGCCAGAGCGGCAAGGAGGCCAAGAGGACGTCTGGGTTGGGGATTTCTGGGTTTGGGGAGTGA